Part of the Candidatus Protochlamydia phocaeensis genome, ACCCATCCCTGTCTTCTAGCGATTGGTCAACTCTAATCGGCGTAAGCACATTGGGCTGGGTCCTCTTATTGGGACTATTCATTTTTTTTATGATGCCTACCGAGCAAATGGCAAAATATGCCATTCTAGACGACAATTTAAAACGCTTTTTTCTTGGTAGTTTTATCTTAGGCTTGGTCTGCTCCTGGATAGGTTCCTACTTATGGAATCGAGGAAGCCTCTTTCTGCCCGTTTCGCTAGCCGGCCAATTGACCATTTTTGAGACCATTTTTGGCCTTATCTTTGTCTATTTCTTAGAGCACCGGCTCCCTAGCGCCCTAGATCTACTAGGCATTTTCACTCTTTTAACCGGAGTCGCTATCAGTATGCACGTATTCAACCGCTCGCACGCTTCTATTCATTCCCCAACAGGTTCCCTTTCCCATTCTCAATAACAACGCCTTTAATTGTTTGAATAATCCCATTTTACACAGCTTTCAAAACTTATTAATCAAATAATTACAAATTATAATTAAAATTGATTTTATAGTTAAATTTAATGCTAAAGATCGATAATTTTGATATAATATAGTTATAGATTTTATAAAATAAAACAAAGCCATTTATACAAATAATTAATTTTTAATAATAGGCGTGATATGGATGCTCATACAATAGACGCTTCATCGATTGTCCCTACTCCCATGGATACGCATAGTGTCGATGTTGCATTGGACCGCGTTAACAATTTTCTAGGACATGCCTTCGCCATGGTTGGGCATTTAGAGAAGCAAAATGTGCCCGAGCAGGTAGAAGTAGGAGAAAAGACGGCTTATTCCATTGCCAAGATTTATGCTGAAGCGCGAGTAAATATTGAAACGATAGGCGCACGGATAAAAGAGCAGGAGTATATGAAGGGCGGCTCCGCTCTTACTAAGAAAGAGATTAAAAATCTAGCCAAGCTGATGAAAAAAGCGGAAAAGGAGATCACGAAGGAAATCTGGAAAGCGCAAATTAAAGTAGCAGCTCAAATTGGTTCCGAGGGGACAGATGGAGTGAGCAATGAAAAGGTGCGCAGCAGGATTAAAATTTTGGCCAAGGGCGGCTGGAAAGCTAAAATGATCAGATTGTTTGTTCTTACTTCTAAAACCAATCAACAAGCCATTAATGGATTTAAGAACGCCCAGCTCATCTTAGATGCGGCCAGTAAGCGGGATATCGGCAGTGCTAAAGCAGAGGAATCGCAAATTCAACAGGATAGACGAGTAGAATTTGAAGACTTTCAGAAGGGAGAGGGGTTAAAACGACGCGCAGGCATTATTGGATTGAACGGCATTTATCGGGTTCAAGTGACCTTTTCGGATAAGCAGATTCACAAACAGCTAAAGTCTTATATCGCCCAAGAGCTCAGCCAAACGGAACGGACGACTCTTACTAAGGACATATCGATTGAAGGAGAGAACAAGACAGTCAAAAGCACCTTGATTCCCTTGAATAAGGAATTCGATCAGATACTCAACCTAGGTATCCGAATATTCGAAAAAATATTTGGCGCGAAAGGTGGCGTATCTAGCGTAAACCGTCAGGAACCTCATTTGGTGAATGGCTGGGACTCTCGCTTAGAAAATGAAAAAGGCGAAACGATTTATGAAAGCTTAAGGCACGGCATTACATCTGATAAATTTGAGGGAAATGCCGAAATACGCAAAAAGAACTCCCGCCAAGCGGCAGGCGAGCTCTTAAAAGCAGCTGTGCTTAAGGAAATTGCTTCGCGCGGATTAACGTTAACGCAAGCCCAACAGCAAGGCATCAAACTTAATTTTAATTCTGTCAGCTTGGTCACTCCAGACGATTTGCGCGCATTTGCCCATGGAAAGTCTAGCGAAAAAGGCATGCTGCTCGATCAAGTCGAGGCCTTGCATAGCTTTGAAGATGAAAATGGGAAACCAATTGACTTTGATCTAGGCGATGGGATCAAAATTCCCCTTCAGCTGAATGTCAATACGTTTAACTTTGGGGTCAATGCTGGAGCCGTAGATTGGGAATTGGGAACAATTAACCAATACAAGCAAAACCTCAAAGCTTTAAAAGGGCTGCAGAAACAAGTGGAACAGCTTAAAGAGCATATTTCCGATGAAGGTGATAAAGCCAATTTGGATTCACTAATGAAGGATATCAATGCCTTAATGAAGGATCGAAAGGCCTATCTCAGCGGAGATAATCAATATGAAGTCGGTGCAAAGATCGTCAATGTCACCAATTTAATGGACCGCATTGTGAAAAAGGAAAAGGGCAAAGGCACTGATTTGGAGAAAATGGGCTTCAAGAGCGCCTTCAATTGCATGAGTGGTAAAGACCGAACGGGAGTGATGGACTGCATTGCTAAAACTTATGCAACGATGGCGGATATAAACGGCACATTTCCTACAACGGAAGAGCTTAGGGATAATCAGCAAATCCGCGCCCAATTCCAAAAGATTGTCGTCCCTCTCCTCTTGCAATCAGGCAGTTTGGAAATCACTTATACGAATACCGGAGCCATAGGCTATAAAGTGACCAAACATGCCCTTATTGGCGGAATGTCACCCGATCATTTTTTGGATATAATTGGCCTATCCAAAACAACATCTAGCTAAAAAGTTAGCCAGCCGGATTTATTTCATTTTATAGGCTCGAGATAAAAAACCCTTCTCTATCTCGAGCCTTCTTCGAAGGCTAAAACTCATATAGCGTAGATTCAAATGCCTTCTTCTAGAGAGAAAGTAATCTCGAATCGAGGCGATGGATTCGACACCAGTCTCTCATTAGCCTATTCGGATTTATTTGATGATTTCATGTTAAATGATTAAAATAGAGCACGATTGATTTAATTTAACGGGATTAAAAATATATTTTAAGTTAAAGTGTGCTAAATGGTGAACGAGAGACCTATGCATCACTTAAATCTACCTAAAACGCTCTTGGCCTTCTT contains:
- a CDS encoding inositol phosphate phosphatase SopB — its product is MDAHTIDASSIVPTPMDTHSVDVALDRVNNFLGHAFAMVGHLEKQNVPEQVEVGEKTAYSIAKIYAEARVNIETIGARIKEQEYMKGGSALTKKEIKNLAKLMKKAEKEITKEIWKAQIKVAAQIGSEGTDGVSNEKVRSRIKILAKGGWKAKMIRLFVLTSKTNQQAINGFKNAQLILDAASKRDIGSAKAEESQIQQDRRVEFEDFQKGEGLKRRAGIIGLNGIYRVQVTFSDKQIHKQLKSYIAQELSQTERTTLTKDISIEGENKTVKSTLIPLNKEFDQILNLGIRIFEKIFGAKGGVSSVNRQEPHLVNGWDSRLENEKGETIYESLRHGITSDKFEGNAEIRKKNSRQAAGELLKAAVLKEIASRGLTLTQAQQQGIKLNFNSVSLVTPDDLRAFAHGKSSEKGMLLDQVEALHSFEDENGKPIDFDLGDGIKIPLQLNVNTFNFGVNAGAVDWELGTINQYKQNLKALKGLQKQVEQLKEHISDEGDKANLDSLMKDINALMKDRKAYLSGDNQYEVGAKIVNVTNLMDRIVKKEKGKGTDLEKMGFKSAFNCMSGKDRTGVMDCIAKTYATMADINGTFPTTEELRDNQQIRAQFQKIVVPLLLQSGSLEITYTNTGAIGYKVTKHALIGGMSPDHFLDIIGLSKTTSS